The proteins below are encoded in one region of Amorphus orientalis:
- a CDS encoding S8 family serine peptidase, whose amino-acid sequence MRTGLIKTALVISVLVGAAGGAVGEDAGPAALSPSSAVRDALVQAAGYGDRSLIASVAENARLTPDRADLIATTATDLRPDLAGRIRRAATVGRELAATYTGGAAGMNSASAPAANPTPYPGGNADIPIASLSEYQRNYSLDAMHVDAALAQGLTGKGVVVGVIDTGIDRRPDGSVHPEFAGRIDPRSTSFLHWFDHDLVCESNDTWNCDRFSDAEILAAFDQGLTDSMDQEGHGTHVSGIIGAGRNGFGMQGVAPEATILAVKAITQGGIVLTDDGDIVSTYDLERCGRAAANDDCDPIGGSGDEPAKAFNYLAQFSDVKVINGSFGPNEDDGAVTWDLGDAEQQEDDLLPEARAMRENLDAGQIIVMAAGNARDDSPILSENPIGAGLYPFIQPANQDARNSAGALIYDDHGTGIDLSFTSPAGLAAAEAADGKARGRIVVVVALDAYNNLASYSQMCGVAKEWCVSAPGGDQVAPYFPDSGLPGDRGIYSTVPEDSYKFDSGTSMASPNVAGAIAVLIEAYPTFTPAEIVHILFTTAEDLGAPGVDAVFGWGLVRLDRALSVGPIGMTGTGTYTVGASGGDTRWLVDFTSDGSLEKQGSGTLTVASKAAFRQASAVDGGTLAVGGTLTTPRLAVNQGGRLSGTGSVVADVTVAGELAPGASPGTLSVTGDLTLTETATTTIEVDGTGTGSGAGNYDRIIVNGSGSVFTAGGTLAPVLRGISGSATNSFTPAVGQQFAVVQVPSGSVTGSFSGVRQPASGLPAGTRFDVLYYPSVLTLAATPASYANLAALGIGQTGNERAFGSALDAARPAAGVRPASADNELFNTLYSASEADLAAGFSSLTGQLHAEMGTTAVRSVGRFADTIGSRQLGLMADWLTAQSAAYGEGQAWVEAETTLTDVGASGGVSGYDARSTNVAFGVDHRVSARVALGFAAAYEYADVSSDAHGAGDVTTYQAGLYGTFDAGVVALAARGGLSYGDLSTSRTTALGGYGATASADGHGFGGFAEATAFRAFETPVVTVTPSATLGYRAFGRDAMTESGSVFALSVPSETFSETQTTLAVAFSRRFALGNGFVLEPVLSAGWRHDYGDVAQTSDLGILGASYDVAGADVGRDAFLGEVTLTALKGDRFALGASYQAELRDNLTAHTFQAEASFRF is encoded by the coding sequence ATGCGCACAGGACTGATCAAGACGGCACTCGTCATCTCGGTGCTCGTGGGTGCGGCGGGAGGGGCCGTCGGTGAGGATGCTGGGCCGGCCGCCCTATCGCCATCGTCTGCCGTGCGCGATGCGCTGGTCCAGGCCGCCGGCTACGGCGACCGGTCGCTGATCGCCAGCGTCGCGGAGAATGCGCGGCTGACACCGGACCGGGCGGATCTGATCGCCACGACGGCGACCGATCTGAGGCCGGATCTGGCCGGACGGATCCGCCGGGCCGCAACGGTCGGGCGGGAACTCGCCGCGACGTATACCGGCGGCGCTGCCGGTATGAATTCGGCAAGCGCGCCTGCGGCCAATCCGACGCCCTATCCGGGCGGCAACGCGGACATCCCGATTGCCTCGCTCAGCGAGTACCAGCGCAACTACAGCCTCGACGCGATGCATGTGGATGCTGCGCTTGCCCAGGGGCTGACGGGCAAGGGGGTGGTGGTCGGCGTGATCGACACCGGCATCGACAGGCGCCCGGACGGGTCGGTGCATCCCGAATTCGCCGGCCGGATCGATCCCCGGTCGACGAGCTTCCTGCACTGGTTCGACCACGACCTGGTCTGCGAATCCAACGACACTTGGAACTGTGACCGGTTTTCGGACGCGGAGATCCTGGCCGCCTTCGATCAGGGGCTGACGGACTCGATGGATCAGGAGGGGCACGGGACCCACGTGTCCGGCATCATCGGCGCCGGCCGGAACGGCTTCGGCATGCAGGGCGTCGCGCCCGAGGCGACGATCCTGGCGGTCAAGGCGATCACCCAGGGTGGGATCGTGTTGACGGACGACGGCGACATCGTGTCGACATACGACCTCGAGCGATGCGGTCGGGCGGCCGCAAACGACGACTGCGATCCGATCGGGGGCAGTGGCGACGAGCCCGCGAAAGCGTTCAATTACCTGGCTCAGTTTTCCGACGTGAAGGTTATCAACGGCAGCTTCGGTCCCAACGAGGATGACGGCGCCGTGACCTGGGATCTCGGAGATGCGGAGCAGCAGGAAGACGACTTGCTGCCCGAGGCCCGGGCCATGCGCGAGAATCTGGATGCCGGACAGATCATCGTCATGGCGGCAGGTAATGCACGGGACGACTCTCCGATCCTGTCGGAAAATCCGATCGGAGCGGGCCTCTATCCTTTCATTCAGCCGGCCAATCAGGATGCTCGTAACTCCGCCGGTGCGCTGATCTATGACGATCACGGCACCGGGATCGATCTGAGCTTCACGTCGCCGGCGGGTCTCGCGGCGGCGGAAGCGGCCGACGGCAAGGCGCGCGGCCGGATCGTGGTGGTGGTGGCGCTGGACGCCTACAACAACCTCGCGAGCTACTCGCAGATGTGCGGTGTGGCGAAGGAGTGGTGCGTGTCGGCTCCCGGCGGCGACCAGGTCGCGCCTTACTTCCCCGACAGCGGGCTTCCGGGGGACCGGGGCATTTATTCGACGGTGCCTGAGGACAGCTACAAATTCGATTCAGGCACGTCGATGGCGTCTCCGAACGTTGCGGGTGCGATTGCGGTTCTGATCGAGGCGTATCCGACGTTCACGCCGGCGGAGATCGTGCACATCCTGTTCACGACGGCGGAGGATCTGGGCGCGCCTGGCGTGGACGCGGTGTTCGGCTGGGGGCTTGTGCGCCTGGACCGGGCGCTGTCGGTGGGTCCGATCGGCATGACCGGAACGGGGACGTATACGGTCGGCGCGTCGGGCGGCGACACGCGGTGGCTGGTGGACTTCACCAGCGACGGCAGCCTGGAGAAGCAGGGCTCCGGCACGCTGACGGTCGCGAGCAAGGCGGCGTTCCGGCAGGCCTCGGCGGTTGACGGGGGCACGCTGGCGGTTGGCGGCACGCTGACCACGCCGCGGCTTGCGGTGAACCAGGGCGGCCGTCTGTCGGGCACGGGCTCCGTTGTGGCGGACGTGACGGTCGCCGGCGAGCTTGCGCCGGGCGCCTCGCCGGGCACCCTGAGCGTGACGGGCGACCTGACGCTGACGGAGACGGCGACGACGACGATCGAGGTTGACGGGACCGGGACGGGCAGCGGCGCGGGCAATTACGACCGGATCATCGTCAACGGGTCGGGCTCGGTCTTTACGGCGGGGGGCACGCTGGCGCCGGTGCTGCGCGGGATCTCCGGATCGGCGACCAACAGCTTCACGCCGGCGGTGGGCCAGCAGTTCGCGGTCGTGCAGGTGCCGTCGGGCAGCGTGACGGGCTCGTTCTCCGGGGTGCGGCAGCCGGCGTCGGGCCTTCCGGCGGGAACGCGGTTCGACGTGCTCTACTATCCGAGCGTGCTGACGCTGGCGGCGACGCCTGCGAGCTACGCGAACCTTGCGGCCCTCGGGATCGGTCAGACGGGGAACGAGCGGGCGTTCGGGTCGGCGCTGGACGCGGCGCGTCCGGCGGCGGGCGTGCGGCCGGCGAGTGCCGACAACGAGCTGTTCAACACGCTCTATTCGGCGAGCGAGGCGGATCTGGCAGCGGGCTTCTCCAGCCTGACGGGTCAGCTTCACGCGGAGATGGGGACGACGGCGGTTCGCTCGGTTGGCCGGTTCGCGGACACGATCGGGTCGCGTCAGCTGGGGCTGATGGCGGACTGGCTGACGGCGCAGTCGGCGGCCTATGGCGAGGGCCAGGCGTGGGTGGAGGCGGAGACGACGCTGACGGACGTGGGCGCGTCCGGCGGTGTGTCGGGCTACGATGCGCGCTCGACGAACGTGGCGTTCGGCGTGGATCACCGGGTGAGCGCGCGGGTCGCGCTCGGCTTCGCGGCGGCCTACGAGTATGCGGACGTGTCGTCGGATGCTCACGGGGCGGGCGACGTGACGACGTATCAGGCGGGTCTCTACGGGACGTTCGATGCGGGCGTGGTGGCGCTGGCGGCCCGCGGCGGCCTGAGCTACGGGGACCTGTCGACGAGCCGGACGACGGCGCTCGGCGGCTACGGGGCGACGGCAAGCGCGGACGGCCACGGGTTCGGCGGGTTCGCGGAAGCGACCGCGTTCCGGGCGTTCGAGACGCCGGTGGTGACGGTGACGCCGTCGGCGACGCTGGGCTACCGGGCGTTCGGGCGGGACGCGATGACCGAGAGCGGCAGCGTGTTCGCGCTGTCGGTCCCGAGCGAGACGTTCTCCGAGACCCAGACGACGCTTGCGGTGGCCTTCTCGCGTCGGTTCGCGCTGGGCAACGGCTTCGTGCTGGAGCCGGTGCTGAGCGCCGGCTGGCGGCACGACTATGGGGACGTGGCGCAGACGTCGGACCTCGGCATCCTGGGCGCGTCCTACGACGTGGCCGGAGCGGATGTGGGCCGGGACGCGTTCCTGGGCGAGGTGACCCTGACGGCGCTGAAGGGCGACCGCTTCGCCCTCGGCGCCTCCTACCAGGCGGAACTGCGCGACAATCTCACCGCCCACACCTTCCAGGCAGAGGCCAGCTTCCGCTTCTGA
- a CDS encoding ABC transporter ATP-binding protein, which translates to MTDGPILTIDGLVLHYGEARALDGVSLSVGRGELVSVVGANGAGKTSLIRAIAGMLRPSAGSIRFDGMEIAGRDSNAVCELGIGQVAEGRCIFPSLSVQENLELGGALKRSKARRARNLEIAFETFPRLAERRRQAAGTLSGGEQQMLAISRCLMAEPVLIMFDEPSLGLSPLLTEQMFEVVETLNANGTTVLLVEQNVMQSLEISSRGYVLENGRVELEGTGADLLTNDRVRAAYLGL; encoded by the coding sequence GTGACCGACGGACCGATCCTGACCATTGATGGTCTCGTCCTGCACTACGGCGAAGCCCGGGCCCTCGACGGCGTGAGCCTGTCGGTGGGGCGCGGGGAACTCGTCTCCGTCGTCGGAGCCAACGGCGCGGGAAAGACCTCGCTGATCCGGGCGATCGCGGGCATGCTGCGGCCGTCAGCCGGGTCCATCCGCTTCGACGGCATGGAAATCGCGGGACGTGACAGCAACGCAGTCTGCGAGCTCGGGATCGGCCAGGTCGCCGAAGGACGCTGCATTTTCCCTTCGCTGTCGGTGCAGGAGAACCTGGAACTGGGTGGAGCCCTGAAACGGTCGAAAGCCCGGCGCGCCCGGAACCTGGAAATCGCCTTCGAGACGTTTCCCCGGCTCGCGGAACGGCGGCGGCAGGCGGCGGGCACACTCTCCGGCGGCGAACAGCAGATGCTCGCCATCTCCCGCTGCCTGATGGCCGAACCGGTGCTCATCATGTTCGACGAACCGTCCCTGGGGCTCTCGCCGCTCCTGACAGAACAGATGTTCGAGGTGGTCGAGACCCTGAACGCGAACGGCACCACGGTGCTCCTCGTCGAGCAGAACGTGATGCAGTCTCTGGAGATCTCCAGCCGCGGCTACGTGCTGGAGAACGGACGGGTCGAACTGGAGGGCACTGGCGCCGACCTGTTGACGAACGACCGGGTCAGGGCGGCCTATCTCGGGCTCTGA
- a CDS encoding ABC transporter ATP-binding protein has translation MLEVQGLTKHFKGLTAVSGVSFSVAEGEISALIGPNGAGKTTTFNMIAGALVPSEGRISFDGRDITGLDPEVIAAAGISRTFQVVRPMVGMTVLENAMVGALAKGLDMAEAKADALAALDMVGLARRAGNEASSLTLPDRKMLEIARCLARKPRLLLLDEAMAGLRPSEADVLISVLRELNAQGLTILLIEHVMRVVMSLAGRVAVLHHGELIATGKPQEIVENPIVIESYLGRRKVEAGQ, from the coding sequence ATGCTTGAGGTTCAGGGACTGACCAAGCACTTCAAGGGCCTGACGGCCGTGTCCGGTGTGTCCTTCTCCGTCGCCGAAGGCGAGATCTCCGCGCTGATCGGCCCCAACGGCGCCGGCAAGACCACCACCTTCAACATGATCGCCGGGGCCCTCGTGCCCAGCGAAGGCCGGATAAGCTTCGACGGACGCGACATCACCGGCCTCGATCCGGAAGTGATCGCCGCCGCCGGCATCTCGCGCACGTTCCAGGTGGTCCGGCCCATGGTCGGAATGACCGTCCTGGAAAACGCCATGGTGGGCGCGCTCGCCAAGGGGCTCGACATGGCCGAGGCGAAAGCCGACGCCCTCGCCGCGCTGGACATGGTCGGGCTTGCCCGGAGAGCCGGAAACGAGGCGTCGTCGCTGACGCTTCCCGACCGCAAGATGCTGGAAATCGCCCGCTGCCTGGCCCGCAAGCCGCGGCTTCTTCTGCTCGACGAGGCGATGGCCGGACTGCGTCCCAGCGAGGCGGACGTCCTGATCTCCGTCCTGCGCGAACTCAACGCACAGGGGCTGACCATCCTGCTGATCGAACACGTCATGCGGGTGGTCATGTCGCTGGCCGGCCGCGTGGCCGTGCTTCACCACGGCGAGCTGATCGCCACCGGCAAGCCGCAGGAGATCGTCGAGAACCCGATCGTGATCGAGAGCTATCTCGGCCGGCGGAAGGTGGAGGCGGGCCAGTGA
- a CDS encoding branched-chain amino acid ABC transporter permease, which produces MTRTLPLAASAAALLVFGFAPLALSPYWLSLLTIIFFYVCVGQAWNLMMGYTGILSLGNSLFLGLGGYVTAVLASRYGVVPWIGLPLGALVGAAMGVVIAWLGFRFSVRGVYFALLTIAFAEFFRLLFDNWDYVGGAGGVFLPSLGPDESILLHLRGSGLLFYYAFLVLAAAVTAISALLVNGRHGFFWRAIREDEEAARALGVRARSMKILVVAISGAMTAVAGGLFGLMNGSLFPDSMLGMGMSIEIIIAPIIGGLGTLVGPIVGAFFVVPVTEIANDVGQHVGIFGLNTFVYGVMVFLVIVFLPEGIWPRLRRLATRRQRPDETDGGSDA; this is translated from the coding sequence ATGACCCGCACCCTCCCCCTCGCGGCATCGGCCGCGGCGCTTCTTGTCTTCGGCTTCGCGCCGCTCGCCCTGTCGCCTTACTGGCTCTCCCTGCTCACGATCATCTTCTTCTATGTGTGCGTCGGCCAGGCCTGGAACCTGATGATGGGCTATACCGGCATCCTGTCGCTGGGAAACTCGCTGTTTCTGGGCCTGGGCGGCTATGTGACAGCAGTGCTCGCCTCGCGCTACGGCGTCGTGCCCTGGATCGGTCTGCCGCTCGGCGCACTGGTGGGTGCGGCGATGGGTGTCGTCATCGCCTGGCTCGGCTTCCGCTTCTCCGTCCGCGGCGTCTACTTCGCGCTTCTGACCATCGCCTTCGCCGAGTTCTTCCGCCTCCTGTTCGACAACTGGGACTATGTCGGCGGCGCCGGCGGCGTCTTTCTGCCATCGCTCGGTCCGGACGAGAGTATCCTGCTGCACCTGCGCGGGTCGGGCCTGCTGTTCTACTACGCCTTCCTGGTGCTGGCAGCCGCCGTCACGGCGATCTCCGCCCTGCTGGTCAACGGCCGGCACGGCTTCTTCTGGCGTGCCATCCGCGAGGACGAGGAGGCTGCCCGGGCGCTCGGCGTGCGGGCCCGCAGCATGAAGATCCTCGTGGTCGCGATCAGCGGAGCGATGACGGCGGTCGCCGGCGGCCTGTTCGGCCTCATGAACGGCAGCCTGTTTCCCGATTCCATGCTCGGCATGGGCATGTCGATTGAGATCATCATCGCCCCGATCATCGGCGGCCTCGGCACGCTCGTCGGCCCGATCGTCGGCGCCTTCTTCGTCGTTCCGGTGACGGAGATCGCCAACGACGTCGGTCAGCATGTCGGCATCTTCGGCCTCAATACATTCGTCTACGGCGTGATGGTCTTCCTGGTGATCGTGTTCCTGCCGGAGGGCATCTGGCCGCGGCTGCGCCGCCTCGCGACCCGCCGCCAGAGGCCGGACGAGACGGACGGAGGTTCCGATGCTTGA
- a CDS encoding branched-chain amino acid ABC transporter permease: MDLYLQVLAGGVLNGVVYALIAIGLTIIFGVMRLVNFAHGEMVVIGMYIGYWCFELIGISPLAAMPVAALALFALGYVLQLTVVNAFISRPHHVQFILFISFALVITGLHMMLFGPTPRGIFSMASFETFDIGPLRLDMTRVQAAAGAIVLMALLFVFLRFTTTGQAIRAAADSRIGAEVIGIRINRVFAITAGIGMACAGAAGALVAPMFDTHPFLAPEFTLLAFIVVIIGGLGSIPGAIAGGILIGIVEALAAVMINPSMKSMFSYALLVLVLLVRPAGLFGAAGGRR; the protein is encoded by the coding sequence ATGGATCTTTATCTGCAGGTGCTCGCGGGAGGCGTCCTGAATGGCGTCGTCTACGCGCTCATCGCGATCGGCCTAACCATCATCTTCGGGGTGATGCGCCTGGTGAATTTCGCCCATGGCGAGATGGTCGTGATCGGCATGTATATCGGCTACTGGTGCTTCGAGCTGATCGGCATCTCGCCCCTTGCGGCAATGCCGGTCGCCGCGCTGGCGCTGTTTGCGCTCGGCTATGTGCTGCAGCTCACCGTCGTGAACGCCTTCATCAGCCGGCCCCACCACGTCCAGTTCATCCTGTTCATCTCGTTCGCGCTTGTGATCACCGGACTGCACATGATGCTGTTCGGACCGACCCCGCGCGGCATCTTCTCGATGGCCAGCTTCGAGACCTTCGACATCGGTCCGTTGCGGCTCGACATGACGCGGGTTCAGGCCGCCGCCGGCGCGATCGTCCTGATGGCGCTGCTGTTCGTCTTCCTCCGCTTCACCACCACCGGCCAGGCCATCCGCGCGGCCGCCGACAGCCGGATCGGCGCGGAGGTGATCGGCATCCGCATCAATCGCGTGTTCGCGATCACCGCCGGCATCGGGATGGCCTGCGCAGGAGCGGCCGGCGCCCTCGTCGCTCCGATGTTCGACACCCATCCGTTCCTTGCGCCGGAATTCACCCTCCTCGCCTTCATCGTCGTCATTATCGGCGGGCTCGGCAGCATCCCCGGCGCGATCGCCGGAGGCATCCTGATCGGTATCGTGGAGGCGCTCGCCGCCGTGATGATCAATCCCTCCATGAAGAGCATGTTCTCCTATGCTCTTCTCGTGCTGGTCCTCCTCGTACGCCCGGCTGGCCTGTTCGGCGCTGCGGGAGGCCGCCGATGA
- a CDS encoding ABC transporter substrate-binding protein produces the protein MTTKHEWDISRRRLLQAAGAAALSAPFIGRPVWAQGKPVKIGVILPTSGVLAAPGQASLRGVELGAKLLSEKAGMPVEFVYADTESVPENGRVAAERLIQDGCTLLIGAWDTGATISAAQAAEQAKVPILVNIASAPQITEQGFTQLFRNFPPATTLVYNAVARIKDLFAHTGVQPKTAVLLHVNDTFGKGVTGGINALWDKLDVPIEIVDQISYDLRARDLSVEVAKAKATGADLLMPVTRVNDAILIVREMVRQNYNPMGIIGPGSPGPYEKAFTDATGKYGDQYMVSVPWYDPTRDLTKQTIASFNKEYPNERFELNVGFSYEAVEIAVDALSRAQSGEPAAIHDALKTTDLKDHVMYGGPIVFNEKGQNPNIGGVMLQNQDSEPLVIGPQEIAVAEPIFPMTPFQDR, from the coding sequence ATGACGACCAAGCACGAATGGGATATCTCGCGCCGTCGCCTTCTTCAGGCAGCCGGTGCGGCCGCACTCTCCGCCCCCTTCATCGGCCGCCCGGTCTGGGCCCAGGGCAAGCCGGTCAAGATCGGCGTGATCCTCCCCACGTCCGGCGTTCTCGCCGCGCCCGGCCAGGCCTCGCTGCGGGGCGTCGAGCTCGGTGCCAAGCTTCTGTCCGAAAAGGCCGGGATGCCCGTCGAGTTCGTCTATGCCGATACGGAATCGGTGCCGGAGAACGGTCGCGTCGCGGCCGAACGCCTGATCCAGGACGGCTGCACGCTCCTGATCGGCGCATGGGACACCGGCGCGACCATCTCCGCCGCCCAGGCCGCGGAACAGGCGAAGGTGCCGATCCTGGTCAACATCGCCTCCGCGCCGCAGATCACCGAGCAGGGCTTCACCCAGCTCTTCCGCAACTTTCCGCCGGCGACCACCCTCGTCTACAACGCCGTGGCGCGCATCAAGGACCTGTTCGCCCATACCGGCGTCCAGCCCAAGACCGCCGTGCTGCTCCACGTCAACGACACCTTCGGCAAGGGCGTTACCGGCGGGATCAACGCGCTTTGGGACAAGCTCGACGTTCCGATCGAGATCGTCGACCAGATCTCCTATGACCTGCGCGCCCGTGATCTGTCGGTGGAGGTGGCCAAGGCCAAGGCGACCGGCGCCGACCTGCTCATGCCGGTGACCCGGGTCAACGACGCCATCCTGATCGTGCGCGAGATGGTGCGTCAGAACTACAACCCGATGGGCATCATCGGACCGGGGAGCCCGGGCCCGTACGAGAAGGCTTTCACCGACGCCACCGGCAAGTACGGCGACCAGTACATGGTTTCCGTGCCCTGGTACGATCCGACGCGTGACCTGACCAAGCAGACCATCGCCTCCTTCAACAAGGAATACCCGAACGAGCGCTTCGAGCTGAACGTCGGGTTCTCCTACGAAGCGGTCGAGATCGCCGTCGATGCCCTCAGCCGCGCCCAGTCGGGCGAACCGGCCGCGATCCACGACGCGCTGAAGACGACCGACCTCAAGGACCACGTGATGTATGGCGGGCCGATCGTCTTCAACGAGAAGGGCCAGAACCCGAACATCGGTGGCGTGATGCTTCAGAACCAGGACAGCGAGCCGCTCGTCATCGGCCCGCAGGAGATCGCGGTGGCCGAGCCGATCTTCCCGATGACGCCGTTCCAGGACCGGTAG